Proteins co-encoded in one Chrysemys picta bellii isolate R12L10 chromosome 13, ASM1138683v2, whole genome shotgun sequence genomic window:
- the LOC101954157 gene encoding olfactory receptor 6X1-like codes for MGNGTMISEFILLGFPNLHGMQMMFFGVILFMYLSTLVGNSLIITVVWADQKLHTPMYFFLCNLSLLEIWSTTLVVPKMLANLLSDRTTICFSCCMAQVFLHFSLGTTESVILMSMSFDRYLAICRPLHHATIMTSRVCFRLAFLGWLGGIVLIFFHSLPVWILPFCRDNRVDHFYCDLGPLLKLACADTSIIEFTGFITTVILQGSAFLFTLISYIFIISTIIQIPSSTDQKKAFSTCAAHLTVVNIFYGALIFMYMRPSTHSSLRINKVVSLLNTVLVPVLDPFIYTIRNTEFKESLSKMINRKKKSLHI; via the coding sequence atgGGCAATGGTACAATGATCAGTGAGTTCATTCTCTTGGGATTTCCCAATCTTCATGGAATGCAGATGATGTTCTTTGGTGTCATTTTATTCATGTATCTCTCAACTCTTGTGGGGAACAGCCTCATCATCACAGTTGTGTGGGCTGATCAAAAACTTCACACTCCGATGTATTTCTTCCTCTGTAACCTCTCCTTGCTGGAGATCTGGAGCACGACCCTTGTGGTCCCAAAGATGCTGGCCAACCTACTCTCGGACAGAACAACCATCTGTTTCTCCTGTTGCATGGCTCAAGTTTTTCTCCATTTCTCCCTGGGCACTACGGAGTCGGTCATCCTGATGTCCATGTCTTTCGACCGCTACTTGGCTATATGCCGACCATTGCATCATGCCACCATCATGACTAGCAGAGTCTGCTTCCGTTTAGCATTTCTAGGTTGGCTTGGAGGAATTGTGCTCATCTTCTTCCATTCGCTGCCAGTGTGGATCCTGCCGTTCTGCAGAGACAATCGAGTTGACCATTTCTATTGTGACCTTGGGCCACTTCTGAAACTGGCTTGTGCTGACACATCCATCATAGAGTTCACAGGTTTTATAACAACTGTCATACTGCAGGGCAGTGCATTTCTTTTCACGTTGATATCATACATCTTTATCATATCTACTATCATCCAGATCCCTTCCTCCACTGACCAAAAAAAGGCTTTTTCTACTTGTGCTGCTCATCTGACAGTGGTTAATATATTTTATGGGGCACTGATATTTATGTATATGAGACCCTCAACTCATTCTTCCCTTAGGATAAACAAGGTGGTCTCCTTACTCAACACTGTCCTAGTTCCAGTTTTAGATCCTTTCATCTATACCATCCGAAACACAGAGTTCAAAGAGTCCCTGAGCAAAATGataaacaggaaaaagaaatccCTACACATTTAG